In the genome of Triticum urartu cultivar G1812 chromosome 5, Tu2.1, whole genome shotgun sequence, one region contains:
- the LOC125506867 gene encoding uncharacterized protein LOC125506867 isoform X2: MRPGCSDPSADAMVTGKIPFSLYRPSSPPRPPSWPLRTRTTAARLASADSTISSSPSRSLYTRTWDWRAGADICAPEIVGAASGWLTSSATPPTRERDASTSTPCRRRSRAAGTGRPPRCRADSAPTRAPRRWPCSTWCPATAPASSTPRRWATMTRWSCSAPRAPLRCSCWLPDLDNTRISSPYVSSIGDIFSTGSIGLLSGGRYYLDFIPYVSSYAEIISTVASTRAPRRWP, translated from the exons ATGCGGCCCGGCTGCTCCGACCCTAGTGCCGACGCCATGGTCACCGGCAAGATCCCCTTCTCCCTCTATCGGCCCTCTTCTCCTCCCCGGCCACCGTCGTGGCCTTTGAGGACAAGGACGACGGCTGCGCGCTTGGCGTCGGCGGATTCCACCATCTCGTCATCACCTTCCAGGTCGCTCTACACCCGGACATGGGACTGGCGCGCGGGCGCCGACATCTGTGCGCCCGAGATCGTCGGAGCCGCATCAGGCTGGTTAACATCCTCTGCTACACCCCCGACGCGGGAGCGGGATGCATCGACCTCAACCCCCTGCCGCAGGAGGTCGAGGGCCGCCGGGACTGGGAGACCGCCGAGATGCCGGGCAGATTCAGCGCCGACCAGAGCGCCAAGGAGGTGGCCGTGCTCTACGTGGTGCCCGGCGACCGCGCCGGCCAGTTCCACGCCGAGAAGATGGGCTACCATGACGAGATGGTCCTGCTCTGCTCCCAGGGCACCGCTGAGGTGCTCGTGCTGGCTGCCAGACCTTGATAATACTCGGATTTCATCCCCTTACGTCAGCTCAATCGGGGACATCTTCTCTACAG GCTCCATCGGCCTCCTCTCCGGCGGAAGATACTACTTGGATTTCATCCCCTACGTCAGCTCATACGCGGAGATCATCTCTACAG TTGCGTCGACCAGAGCGCCAAGGAGGTGGCCGTGA
- the LOC125506867 gene encoding uncharacterized protein LOC125506867 isoform X1, which produces MRPGCSDPSADAMVTGKIPFSLYRPSSPPRPPSWPLRTRTTAARLASADSTISSSPSRSLYTRTWDWRAGADICAPEIVGAASGWLTSSATPPTRERDASTSTPCRRRSRAAGTGRPPRCRADSAPTRAPRRWPCSTWCPATAPASSTPRRWATMTRWSCSAPRAPLRCSCWLPDLDNTRISSPYVSSIGDIFSTGSIGLLSGGRYYLDFIPYVSSYAEIISTERQGGGRDLHGARRPRWPVPRRRWP; this is translated from the exons ATGCGGCCCGGCTGCTCCGACCCTAGTGCCGACGCCATGGTCACCGGCAAGATCCCCTTCTCCCTCTATCGGCCCTCTTCTCCTCCCCGGCCACCGTCGTGGCCTTTGAGGACAAGGACGACGGCTGCGCGCTTGGCGTCGGCGGATTCCACCATCTCGTCATCACCTTCCAGGTCGCTCTACACCCGGACATGGGACTGGCGCGCGGGCGCCGACATCTGTGCGCCCGAGATCGTCGGAGCCGCATCAGGCTGGTTAACATCCTCTGCTACACCCCCGACGCGGGAGCGGGATGCATCGACCTCAACCCCCTGCCGCAGGAGGTCGAGGGCCGCCGGGACTGGGAGACCGCCGAGATGCCGGGCAGATTCAGCGCCGACCAGAGCGCCAAGGAGGTGGCCGTGCTCTACGTGGTGCCCGGCGACCGCGCCGGCCAGTTCCACGCCGAGAAGATGGGCTACCATGACGAGATGGTCCTGCTCTGCTCCCAGGGCACCGCTGAGGTGCTCGTGCTGGCTGCCAGACCTTGATAATACTCGGATTTCATCCCCTTACGTCAGCTCAATCGGGGACATCTTCTCTACAG GCTCCATCGGCCTCCTCTCCGGCGGAAGATACTACTTGGATTTCATCCCCTACGTCAGCTCATACGCGGAGATCATCTCTACAG AGCGCCAAGGAGGTGGCCGTGATCTACATGGTGCCCGGCGACCGCGCTGGCCAGTTCCACGAAGGAGGTGGCCGTGA
- the LOC125506867 gene encoding uncharacterized protein LOC125506867 isoform X3 → MRPGCSDPSADAMVTGKIPFSLYRPSSPPRPPSWPLRTRTTAARLASADSTISSSPSRSLYTRTWDWRAGADICAPEIVGAASGWLTSSATPPTRERDASTSTPCRRRSRAAGTGRPPRCRADSAPTRAPRRWPCSTWCPATAPASSTPRRWATMTRWSCSAPRAPLRCSCWLPDLDNTRISSPYVSSIGDIFSTD, encoded by the exons ATGCGGCCCGGCTGCTCCGACCCTAGTGCCGACGCCATGGTCACCGGCAAGATCCCCTTCTCCCTCTATCGGCCCTCTTCTCCTCCCCGGCCACCGTCGTGGCCTTTGAGGACAAGGACGACGGCTGCGCGCTTGGCGTCGGCGGATTCCACCATCTCGTCATCACCTTCCAGGTCGCTCTACACCCGGACATGGGACTGGCGCGCGGGCGCCGACATCTGTGCGCCCGAGATCGTCGGAGCCGCATCAGGCTGGTTAACATCCTCTGCTACACCCCCGACGCGGGAGCGGGATGCATCGACCTCAACCCCCTGCCGCAGGAGGTCGAGGGCCGCCGGGACTGGGAGACCGCCGAGATGCCGGGCAGATTCAGCGCCGACCAGAGCGCCAAGGAGGTGGCCGTGCTCTACGTGGTGCCCGGCGACCGCGCCGGCCAGTTCCACGCCGAGAAGATGGGCTACCATGACGAGATGGTCCTGCTCTGCTCCCAGGGCACCGCTGAGGTGCTCGTGCTGGCTGCCAGACCTTGATAATACTCGGATTTCATCCCCTTACGTCAGCTCAATCGGGGACATCTTCTCTACAG ACTAG
- the LOC125506867 gene encoding uncharacterized protein LOC125506867 isoform X4, which yields MGLARGRRHLCARDRRSRIRLVNILCYTPDAGAGCIDLNPLPQEVEGRRDWETAEMPGRFSADQSAKEVAVLYVVPGDRAGQFHAEKMGYHDEMVLLCSQGTAEVLVLAARP from the coding sequence ATGGGACTGGCGCGCGGGCGCCGACATCTGTGCGCCCGAGATCGTCGGAGCCGCATCAGGCTGGTTAACATCCTCTGCTACACCCCCGACGCGGGAGCGGGATGCATCGACCTCAACCCCCTGCCGCAGGAGGTCGAGGGCCGCCGGGACTGGGAGACCGCCGAGATGCCGGGCAGATTCAGCGCCGACCAGAGCGCCAAGGAGGTGGCCGTGCTCTACGTGGTGCCCGGCGACCGCGCCGGCCAGTTCCACGCCGAGAAGATGGGCTACCATGACGAGATGGTCCTGCTCTGCTCCCAGGGCACCGCTGAGGTGCTCGTGCTGGCTGCCAGACCTTGA